In a genomic window of Erigeron canadensis isolate Cc75 chromosome 5, C_canadensis_v1, whole genome shotgun sequence:
- the LOC122599515 gene encoding metalloendoproteinase 5-MMP-like — protein MTSRLSFSVFFLASFTIPVLSHFEYPHLHQNDLLSNNTNPSPFGVLRNVQGCRKGENINGIRNLKLYLSRFGYLNYQNNPNVSNPREDDFDEELEAALKSYQVYYNLTATGTLDEPTVSKMVKPRCGYLDKETRQHNDGSLHTVSHYRFFQGRPKWPKEKRHLTYAFGSHFPTRFMRPIARAFNKWAIASRLHFTFSRARTYRSADLKISFQRGNHGDGSPFDGRGGVLAHAFAPTDGRLHYDADDNWVVGAVPNAYDVETLALHEIGHLLGLGHSQVRNAIMWPTFNSGVTKGLSSDDIRGMRALYGI, from the coding sequence ATGACGTCTAGACTCTCTTTTAGTGTTTTCTTTCTTGCTTCTTTCACAATTCCAGTTCTTTCACATTTTGAGTATCCTCATTTGCACCAAAATGACTTGTTGAGTAATAACACCAACCCGTCACCTTTCGGGGTTTTAAGGAACGTACAAGGGTGTCGTAAAGGCGAAAATATAAATGGCATTCGTAACCTTAAACTTTATCTAAGTCGTTTTGGATACCTAAACTATCAAAACAACCCAAATGTCTCAAATCCTAGAGAAGATGATTTTGATGAGGAACTTGAGGCAGCCCTCAAGTCATACCAAGTCTACTACAATCTCACGGCCACTGGGACGCTTGATGAGCCCACAGTGTCCAAGATGGTCAAGCCCCGTTGTGGGTATCTTGATAAGGAAACCCGGCAACATAATGATGGATCATTACATACAGTCTCACATTATCGATTTTTTCAAGGTAGACCAAAATGGCCCAAGGAAAAAAGGCATCTAACGTATGCATTTGGATCACATTTCCCTACTAGATTTATGCGTCCTATTGCACGTGCGTTCAACAAATGGGCTATTGCTTCTAGACTACATTTCACATTCTCAAGAGCTAGAACATACCGAAGTGCTGACTTAAAGATTAGTTTTCAACGAGGAAACCATGGAGACGGGTCTCCATTTGATGGACGAGGTGGAGTGTTGGCACACGCTTTTGCACCTACAGATGGAAGACTACACTATGATGCGGATGATAATTGGGTGGTTGGGGCAGTACCGAATGCTTATGATGTCGAGACTTTGGCCTTACATGAAATAGGGCATTTACTTGGGCTTGGTCATAGCCAAGTTAGAAATGCAATAATGTGGCCTACATTCAACTCAGGAGTAACAAAAGGTTTGAGTTCAGACGATATCAGAGGTATGCGGGCTTTATATGGCATTTag
- the LOC122598966 gene encoding beta-galactosidase 10, with the protein MASVGCTLLLCWCFVGLYILSYTAAAAAANNVTYDSRSLIINGERKLLISAAIHYPRSVPAMWPGLVKAAKEGGVDVIETYVFWNGHEPSPGNYYFGGRYDLPKFVKIVQDAGMLLILRIGPFVAAEWNFGGIPVWLHYVPGTVFRTDNEPFKHYMQNFTTLIVNMMKKEKFFASQGGPIILSQVENEYGYYETAYGEGGKAYTQWAAKMALSQNTGVPWIMCQQWDAPDPVINTCNSFYCDDFKPSYPTMPKIWTENWPGWFKTFGGRDPHRPAEDVAYAVARFFQKGGSVHNYYMYHGGTNFGRTSGGPFITTSYDYDAPIDEYGLPRFPKWGHLKELHRAIKLCEHALLNNKPTLVHLGSQQEADVYEDESGSCAAFIANLDDKNEKTVQFRNVSYTLPAWSVSILPDCKNVVFNTAKVVSQIATIDMVPEQLQPSTSSPHKDLKAGGWEIYVEKAGIWGEADFTRSGFVDHINTTKDTTDYLWHTTSLFVDKNEEFLKNGNKPRLFIESKGHALHFFVNGILQASASGNGTVSPFNFTSPVSLKAGKNEIAILSMTVGLQNAGSFYEWVGAGLTSVKFKGLKDGTVDLSNTTWTYKIGLEGEHLSLYNADALNNVKWKSVSEPPKNQPLTWYKAIVDAPPGNEPVALDMVHMGKGLAWLNGEQIGRYWPRKAPTDKCVKACDYRGKFNPDKCNTGCGEPTQRWYHVPRSWFKPSGNVLVMFEEKGGDPTQIRFLRRKLSALCAHVSEDHPSFVTNNLHKNKASLELKCPMNTYISAFKFVSYGTPTGTCQSYAIGDCHDPDSRSLVQKLCLNKSECIVELTEKNFKTELCPGMMKKLAVEATCS; encoded by the exons atggCTTCAGTTGGTTGTACTCTGTTGTTGTGTTGGTGCTTTGTAGGGTTGTACATTTTGTCATatacagcagcagcagcagcagctaaCAATGTGACATATGATAGCAGGTCACTCATTATTAATGGTGAAAGAAAGCTTCTTATTTCAGCTGCTATTCACTATCCTAGAAGTGTTCCTGCT ATGTGGCCTGGATTGGTAAAAGCTGCAAAAGAAGGAGGTGTAGATGTGATTGAAACCTATGTATTTTGGAATGGGCATGAACCATCACCAGGCAAT TACTATTTTGGTGGAAGGTATGATTTACCCAAATTTGTGAAGATAGTTCAGGATGCTGGTATGCTTCTGATTCTTCGGATTGGGCCATTTGTTGCTGCAGAATGGAATTTTGG TGGTATACCTGTTTGGTTGCATTATGTGCCTGGGACCGTCTTCAGAACCGATAATGAACCTTTCAAG CATTATATGCAGAACTTCACAACTCTCATTGTGAATATGATGAAGAAAGAGAAGTTTTTTGCATCACAAGGAGGTCCCATCATCTTATCACAG GTGGAAAACGAGTATGGATACTATGAAACTGCATATGGCGAAGGTGGCAAAGCATATACACAATGGGCAGCTAAAATGGCTCTTTCTCAAAATACAGGTGTTCCATGGATAATGTGTCAGCAATGGGATGCTCCAGATCCAGTG ATCAATACTTGCAATTCATTTTACTGTGATGATTTTAAGCCAAGCTACCCAACGATGCCCAAGATCTGGACAGAGAATTGGCCAGGATG GTTTAAGACATTTGGAGGCAGAGATCCACATCGCCCCGCTGAAGATGTTGCTTATGCTGTTGCTCGATTTTTCCAAAAAGGAGGAAGTGTACATAATTATTATATG TATCATGGTGGGACGAATTTCGGACGCACTTCTGGTGGGCCGTTTATTACTACAAGTTACGATTATGATGCACCAATTGATGAATATG GGTTACCGAGGTTCCCAAAATGGGGGCACCTTAAGGAGCTACATCGAGCTATAAAATTATGTGAACATGCATTGTTGAACAACAAACCAACCTTGGTTCATCTTGGTTCCCAACAAGAG GCTGATGTGTATGAAGATGAGTCAGGAAGTTGTGCTGCCTTTATTGCTAACTTAGATGACAAAAATGAGAAAACAGTACAATTTCGGAATGTTTCATATACACTACCAGCATGGTCAGTTAGCATTCTTCCCGACTGCAAAAATGTAGTCTTCAATACCGCGAAG GTCGTATCTCAAATTGCTACTATTGACATGGTACCAGAGCAATTGCAACCTTCAACATCTTCCCCACATAAAGACTTGAAAGCAGGCGGTTGGGAAATATATGTTGAGAAAGCCGGCATTTGGGGAGAAGCTGATTTCACTCGCAGTGGCTTTGTGGATCATATTAATACCACAAAAGACACCACTGACTATCTTTGGCATACAACTAG TTTATTTGTTGACAAGAATGAAGAATTTTTGAAGAACGGAAACAAACCAAGGCTATTCATTGAGTCTAAGGGACATGCTCTTCATTTCTTTGTCAATGGCATACTTCAAG CCAGTGCATCTGGAAACGGTACTGTTTCACCCTTTAATTTTACGAGTCCTGTTTCTTTGAAGGCTGGGAAGAATGAAATTGCTATTTTGAGCATGACTGTCGGCCTTCAA AACGCGGGATCATTTTATGAATGGGTTGGAGCTGGATTAACCAGTGTGAAGTTCAAAGGTTTGAAGGATGGAACCGTGGACCTATCAAACACCACATGGACCTACAAG ATTGGGTTAGAAGGCGAGCATCTTAGCCTGTATAATGCTGATGctttaaataatgtaaaatgGAAGTCAGTTTCCGAGCCACCTAAAAATCAGCCATTGACATGGTACAAG GCTATTGTGGATGCTCCACCAGGAAATGAGCCTGTTGCTCTTGACATGGTTCACATGGGAAAAGGCTTGGCATGGCTAAATGGGGAGCAAATTGGAAGGTATTGGCCCAGAAAGGCTCCAACTGACAAGTGTGTTAAAGCATGTGACTATAGAGGCAAATTCAACCCCGATAAATGCAATACAGGGTGTGGAGAACCAACACAAAGATG GTACCATGTTCCAAGATCATGGTTCAAGCCGTCAGGTAACGTTCTGGTGATGTTTGAAGAGAAAGGTGGAGACCCGACTCAGATTAGGTTCTTAAGACGGAAACTATCCGCTCTTTGTGCTCATGTTTCTGAAGATCACCCCTCCTTTGTTACCAACAACTTGCACAAAAACAAAGCAAGTTTGGAGTTAAAATGCCCAATGAACACTTACATTTCCGCTTTCAAGTTTGTTAGTTATGGAACTCCTACCGGAACTTGCCAGTCATATGCCATAGGAGATTGCCATGATCCTGACTCCAGATCTCTTGTTCAAAAG CTATGCTTGAATAAGAGTGAGTGCATAGTGGAATTAACTGAAAAGAATTTCAAGACAGAACTCTGTCCTGGTATGATGAAGAAACTTGCTGTAGAAGCAACATGTAGCTGA
- the LOC122601890 gene encoding 5'-3' exoribonuclease 3-like, giving the protein MGVPSFYRWLSEKYSKIVVNAVEKKSTTDHQEYYYYDGKQPNPNGIEFDNLYLDMNGIIHPCFHPENDVDGNGPVTKKQVFESIEEYIDRLMSIVRPKKLLYMAIDGVAPRAKMNQQRTRRFRNAKDQQNLKLEEKRLRKQFEMEGRDLLPEHESEVSDSNVITPGTEFMYELAKHLEGYISLRISNHPGWKHLKVILSDANSPGEGEHKIMSFIRLQRACEGYDPNTSHVLYGLDADLIMLALATHEIHFSILRENVRMDSITARSNTSFLAETSEAKVFDLEQGLEETAEQLNSLAISTVSKKKSPLKKPYQFLHVWILREYLNLDLKPTNLPEKFVCDLERLIDDFIFICFFAGNDFLPHMPSLEIHEGALDLLLHVYKEEFKNLGGYLVDAQRVNEKKGVYMKLKRVEKFILAIGAYEDKIFTKRSAVRGNKLRRILSECEKTGGNGEEDLFSETHTFNQKSFSVSAQTQRNTKMMKDKMKSFTLETSDVWRNGLITDRIKLGTPGWRNRYYKCKFLAETEDEIEKTRKKVVEEYTRGLCWVFLYYFSGVPSWTWFYPYHYGPFASDLKGLSSTKVIFDKGVPFKPFDQLMAVLPPTSAHALPRSYQSLMTDKDSSILDFYPSDFESDTDGKRFLWQSICKLPFINEERLLTATKNVEKELSEEEAKRNVINRDKLFVHVLEDFASRIMGALDKSGSSNSIKIENGDMCGFVSPKLESANDLNVLCVNYDPPSFQVHIPRVLEGTTIPEMVVGESDIEERRLWHDIHGYQGRSNWPSNRMGAKEKPNVGFRNECPDIVIKGAGKGWNSRGRGKHHDVNVEGSKRSPGVCYGNPIGRGRSQGVTSLPMEQSIGQSWGDAYGRGRGARGNMKTNHMGRTSRADGQFWRVRTESSAHSTQAWNQRTQSGNDSGNARS; this is encoded by the exons ATGGGTGTACCTTCGTTTTACAGATGGCTTTCTGAAAAGTACTCAAAAATAGTAGTCAACGCAGTTGAGAAGAAGAGTACTACTGATCATCAAGAATATTATTATTACGATGGGAAGCAACCAAACCCAAATGGAATTGAGTTCGACAATCTGTATTTAGACATGAACGGAATCATTCATCCTTGTTTTCACCCTGAAAACGACGTCGAC ggcAATGGACCGGTAACTAAAAAGCAAGTTTTTGAGAGTATAGAAGAGTATATAGACCGGCTCATGAGTATTGTAAGACCGAAAAAGTTGCTGTACATGGCTATTG ATGGGGTTGCTCCACGAGCCAAGATGAATCAACAACGAACTCGTAGGTTTCGAAATGCCAAAGACCAACAGAACCTC AAATTGGAAGAGAAGAGACTTAGGAAACAGTTTGAAATGGAAGGTCGAGATTTACTCCCTGAGCATGAATCAGAAGTATCCGATTCGAATGTGATCACTCCTGGAACCGAGTTTATGTACGAGTTAGCTAAGCATCTTGAAGGCTACATTAGTTTGCGTATCTCAAACCATCCTGGATGGAAACATTTAAAA gtgATTCTTTCGGATGCAAATTCTCCTGGTGAGGGGGAACACAAAATTATGTCGTTCATACGACTTCAACGTGCTTGCGAAGGCTATGATCCGAATACAAGCCACGTCTTGTATGGTCTG GATGCTGACCTTATTATGCTGGCTCTGGCAACCCATGAAATCCATTTCTCAATACTAAGAGAG AACGTTCGTATGGATAGTATCACAGCCAGAAGTAACACTTCTTTTTTGGCTGAAACATCTGAAGCCAAGGTG TTTGATCTTGAGCAAGGTCTAGAAGAAACGGCTGAACAACTTAATAGTCTTGCAATTTCAACTGTCAGCAAGAAAAAGTCTCCATTGAAGAAGCCTTACCAG TTTCTTCATGTTTGGATACTCCGAGAATATCTCAACCTGGATCTTAAACCAACAAATCTTCCagaaaaatttgtatgtgattTGGAACGGTTGATTGATGATTTTATCTTCATATGCTTTTTTGCCGGAAATGATTTTTTGCCTCACATGCCCTCCTTGGAAATTCACGAG GGTGCTTTAGATCTGTTACTTCATGTATACAAGGAAGAGTTCAAGAACCTAGGAGGATATCTAGTTGATGCGCAAAGG GTCAATGAAAAGAAAGGGGTTTACATGAAGTTGAAACGGGTGGAAAAGTTTATCCTTGCCATTGGAGCTTACGAAGATAAGATTTTCACGAAGAGATCAGCGGTTCGTGGTAACAAATTGAGACGCATTCTATCAGAATGCGAGAAAACG GGTGGTAATGGAGAAGAGGACTTGTTTTCAGAAACCCATACATTTAATCAGAAG TCTTTCTCTGTGTCTGCACAGACTCAAAGAAACACAAAAATGATGAAGGACAAAATGAAATCTTTCACTCTTGAGACATCTGATGTATGGAGGAATGGTCTTATTACAGACAGG ATTAAGCTTGGGACTCCAGGATGGAGAAATCGGTATTATAAATGCAAGTTTTTGGCGGAAACAGAAGATGAAATAGAAAAGACGAGGAAGAAAGTG GTCGAAGAGTACACCAGAGGGTTGTGCTGGGTTTTTCTCTATTACTTCTCAGGTGTTCCCTCGTGGACATG GTTTTATCCATATCATTATGGTCCTTTTGCATCAGATTTAAAAGGTTTATCGAGCACGAAAGTGATCTTTGATAAAGGAGTGCCATTTAAACCATTTGACCAACTGATGGCGGTTCTTCCACCTACAAG CGCCCATGCACTTCCTAGGTCATACCAATCACTCATGACCGACAAAGATTCAAGTATTCTTGATTTCTATCCATCTG ACTTTGAAAGTGACACAGATGGTAAAAGATTTCTTTGGCAG AGCATCTGCAAACTTCCATTTATTAATGAAGAGCGCCTTCTTACTGCCACGAAGAATGTCGAGAAGGAACTTAGT GAGGAAGAAGCAAAAAGAAACGTGATAAATCGCGATAAGTTATTTGTACATGTTTTGGAAGATTTTGCTTCACGGATAATGGGGGCATTGGACAAGTCAGGATCTAGCAACTCGATCAAGATTGAGAA TGGTGACATGTGCGGTTTTGTCAGTCCCAAGCTTGAGTCTGCGAACGATCTTAATGTGTT ATGTGTCAATTATGATCCACCCAGCTTCCAAGTGCATATCCCTCGCGTGCTTGAGGGTACAACAATCCCCGAAATG GTTGTTGGTGAATCTGACATTGAAGAGAGGCGGTTGTGGCATGATATTCATGGTTATCAGGGCCGTAGCAACTG GCCATCTAACCGGATGGGGGCTAAAGAGAAGCCCAATGTTGGTTTCAGGAATGAATGTCCTGATATAGTCATCAAAGGTGCTGGAAAGGGATGGAACTCCAGAGGACGGGGTAAACATCATGATGTTAATGTGGAAGGGAGTAAAAGAAGCCCTGGTGTTTGCTACGGGAACCCGATAGGGCGGGGAAGAAGCCAAGGTGTTACAAGTCTACCAATGGAGCAATCAATAGGCCAATCTTGGGGGGATGCTTACGGGAGAGGGAGAGGTGCACGAGGAAATATGAAGACCAATCATATGGGAAGAACCAGCAGAGCAGATGGTCAATTCTGGAGGGTGAGGACAGAATCAAGTGCTCATAGTACTCAAGCCTGGAATCAACGAACCCAATCTGGGAATGATTCTGGTAATGCCCGAAGCTGA
- the LOC122599516 gene encoding endochitinase EP3-like: MKTVLLLGVVVLFTADILLPRPVASQKCGCAPDMCCSKYGYCGTDDAYCGKGCQAGPCSLPAPINNAYVPGIVTRAFFNRILVKSASNCPGRGFYTRDIFLKVIKDYPQFGRSGSFADSKREIAAFFAHVTHETGHFCYIEEIDGPSNDYCDKSNTQYPCNPKKGYYGRGPIQLSWNYNYGAAGESLGFDGLNNPEIVATDPVVSFKTALWYWMENVHWDFASGKGFGASIRAINGMECDGGNPATVSSRVKYYTEYCRQLCVPTGDNLRC; this comes from the exons atgaaaacagtCCTCCTCCTTGGAGTAGTCGTACTGTTTACAGCCGATATCCTCCTCCCACGACCGGTTGCATCACAGAAGTGTGGTTGTGCTCCGGACATGTGTTGTAGCAAGTACGGTTATTGTGGAACTGATGACGCTTATTGTGGGAAAGGTTGTCAAGCCGGTCCGTGTTCTCTTCCAGCTCCTATAAATAATGCCTATGTCCCTGGTATAGTGACTAGAGCCTTTTTTAACCGGATTTTAGTCAAGTCAGCAAGTAACTGTCCCGGGAGAGGTTTTTACACCAGAGACATTTTTCTTAAAGTCATCAAAGACTACCCACAGTTTGGTAGATCCGGTTCGTTTGCTGACTCAAAGCGTGAAATCGCTGCTTTCTTTGCTCATGTTACTCATGAGACTGGAC ACTTTTGTTATATAGAAGAGATAGATGGTCCTTCAAATGATTATTGCGATAAGTCGAACACCCAATATCCATGCAACCCAAAGAAAGGTTACTATGGGAGAGGCCCGATTCAACTCTCATGGAACTACAACTACGGTGCAGCTGGAGAGAGCCTTGGGTTTGACGGGCTCAACAACCCTGAGATCGTGGCAACAGACCCGGTGGTTTCTTTCAAAACTGCACTGTGGTATTGGATGGAGAATGTTCATTGGGATTTTGCTTCTGGTAAAGGATTTGGAGCCAGCATTCGAGCCATCAATGGGATGGAATGTGACGGTGGGAACCCAGCCACCGTGAGCTCTCGTGTCAAGTATTACACCGAATATTGCAGGCAATTGTGTGTCCCAACAGGCGATAATCTTAGGTGCTAA
- the LOC122599685 gene encoding F-box protein SKIP16 yields MDTKPPQNLGLESVGGLAIHIIISKLGPSEAASVACVNKRFKDWASDGSIWSSFCNQELHLNSPVDPLGNPCPNFKAAYGAWREAYGMYPWSLVRRVKNVWDRNRSWFTDNFPEVLPTLRKGASEDEINELEKSLKVKLPLPTRVLYRFCDGQEPVSDASRGNKFRTMCGLIGGYSFYNYLVDIFLLPIDLVIKETQDIVRHLGFTRPRYIVVAASSTFAKKIFFLDCEAGQLYVGTKNLLSVREMMPCVPNELIISVHDPKTGPQQDAMLLWLEEHAHRLENGMIKLREEGTTRSISQFPEQPPLCSSATTSGVQVRASAVFVPEFSDLLEEDNKYLFAYSVRLSLKPEGCVVHGMSHESCQLYRRHWIIKTNDQVVDDVDGEAVIGQYPLLCPGEKEFVYESCTTSAASPGSIEGSFTFIPGSLTHPRGDPFEVEVAKFPLVLPDYIF; encoded by the exons ATGGATACAAAACCACCACAGAATTTGGGGCTAGAAAGTGTGGGAGGGTTAGCTATTCACATCATCATATCAAAACTTGGTCCATCAGAAGCAGCATCTGTGGCATGTGTCAACAAACGTTTCAAAGATTGGGCTTCTGATGGATCCATTTGGTCCTCTTTTTGTAACCAAGAACTTCATCTTAATTCCCCTGTTGATCCCCTTGGTAACCCATGTCCCAATTTTAAG GCGGCATATGGAGCATGGAGGGAAGCTTATGGTATGTATCCATGGTCCCTAGTTAGACGAGTGAAAAACGTTTGGGACAGAAATAGAAGCTGGTTTACAGATAATTTCCCAGAGGTTTTGCCCACCCTTCGTAAAGGTGCATCCGAGGATGAAATAAACGAGTTAGAAAAGTCATTGAAAGTGAAACTTCCTCTTCCTACTCGAGTGTTGTACCGGTTTTGTGATGGACAAGAACCAGTCAGTGATGCATCAAGAGGAAATAAATTTAGAACTATGTGTGGGCTAATTGGTGGTTACTCTTTCTATAACTATCTTGTAGATATTTTCTTGCTGCCAATAGATCTTGTGATCAAAGAAACGCAGGATATTGTACGTCACCTTGGATTCACTAGACCAAGGTATATAGTTGTGGCAGCTTCTTCCACTTTTGCTAAAAAGATCTTTTTTCTCGACTGCGAGGCTGGTCAACTCTATGTTGGCACAAAGAATCTTTTATCCGTTCGAGAAATGATGCCATGTGTGCCaaatgagttgataatttcagTGCATGATCCCAAAACTGGGCCACAACAAGATGCCATGTTGCTATGGTTAGAGGAACATGCCCACCGCCTTGAAAATGGAATGATCAAACTACGCGAGGAAGGAACCACTAGAAGCATCAGTCAATTCCCTGAACAACCTCCTCTGTGTTCCTCGGCTACAACAAGTGGTGTTCAG GTTCGTGCTTCTGCTGTATTTGTACCGGAGTTTAGTGACCTTTTGGAAGAAGATAACAAGTATTTGTTTGCCTACTCAGTTCGTTTATCACTTAAACCCGAGGGATGTGTAGTCCATGGAATGTCCCATGAATCCTGCCAACTCTATCGGAGACACTGGATTATTAAAACTAATGACCAggttgtggatgatgttgacgGAGAAGCCGTGATAGGCCAG TATCCCCTCTTATGTCCTGGGGAGAAAGAATTTGTTTATGAGAGCTGCACAACTTCTGCTGCTTCACCAGGATCCATCGAGGGTTCTTTCACATTTATTCCCGGCAG TTTGACACACCCAAGAGGAGATCCCTTCGAGGTTGAAGTTGCTAAGTTTCCTCTTGTGTTACCAGATTACATCTTCTGA